The proteins below are encoded in one region of Streptomyces cyanogenus:
- a CDS encoding ADP-ribosylglycohydrolase family protein, protein MKRMQRAAGAVVGSAVGDALGGPFEFGPQGAFSARFPTPGAGGEMCGGGGWDPGEATDDTQMAVLVAESLLERGGLDLPDIFARFQRWAASEPKDIGLQTEDVLTNGMPWDLAAAIHFQVNQRAAGNGSLMRASTAAVHFAAAGPEATMDAARRIAALTHGDRAAWEGTAIFHELIRVTFEGTDPLKALPDILALVHPDHRGRYATVLAPDWHPDQATEFNGAVWPCLGSAVWALRTTTSFETAVRAAIDLGGDTDTVAAVTGGLAGAYYGLDAIPAHWTQPLHVPLPGFDRRVLRLADLLDLAHRLGG, encoded by the coding sequence GTGAAGCGGATGCAGCGGGCCGCCGGCGCGGTCGTCGGCTCAGCGGTGGGTGACGCCCTGGGCGGTCCTTTCGAGTTCGGTCCCCAGGGAGCCTTCTCCGCGCGGTTTCCCACGCCTGGCGCCGGTGGCGAGATGTGCGGAGGCGGTGGCTGGGACCCCGGCGAGGCCACCGACGACACGCAGATGGCCGTGCTGGTCGCTGAGTCGCTGCTGGAGCGGGGCGGTCTGGATCTGCCGGACATCTTCGCCCGCTTCCAGCGGTGGGCCGCGTCAGAACCCAAAGACATCGGCCTGCAGACCGAAGACGTCCTCACCAACGGCATGCCCTGGGACCTCGCCGCCGCGATCCATTTCCAGGTCAACCAGCGAGCAGCGGGAAACGGTTCCCTGATGCGGGCATCGACCGCCGCGGTCCACTTCGCAGCGGCCGGCCCGGAAGCCACCATGGACGCTGCCCGCCGCATCGCAGCCCTCACCCACGGCGACCGCGCAGCTTGGGAAGGCACCGCGATCTTCCACGAACTCATCCGCGTCACGTTCGAGGGCACCGACCCCCTCAAGGCGCTCCCGGACATCCTGGCTCTCGTCCATCCCGACCACCGGGGCCGTTACGCCACTGTCCTCGCGCCCGACTGGCACCCCGATCAGGCGACCGAGTTCAACGGTGCCGTCTGGCCCTGCCTGGGCTCCGCCGTCTGGGCCCTGCGCACGACCACCAGCTTCGAAACCGCGGTACGCGCGGCGATCGACCTCGGCGGTGACACAGACACCGTCGCCGCGGTGACCGGAGGCCTCGCGGGGGCGTACTACGGGCTGGATGCAATCCCCGCCCACTGGACCCAGCCGCTCCACGTCCCCCTGCCAGGCTTCGACCGACGCGTGCTGCGCCTGGCGGATCTGCTCGACCTCGCACACCGCCTCGGAGGCTGA